TTGTACATCACAGGGAGCTCAGGGATTTCACAGGCACACTTAAAATACTGTGAGCACGGCAGCCGGCAGTGACTCAAGCTTACTACCTCATATCCTATTCATGTTTCAGGCATTTATGCCACGCCTGGCTACAGAGCACATTAGTGTGCGCAAGTGTGCTCAGCTAaataggggtgtgtgtgtgtgtgtgagtgtgagagacCGAGAGTTCAGATCAGCTGATTTATATTACCTAGAAATACTCTCGCTGACTTATGACTCCGGTAGAAGCGGGTGAGTAATTCAGCCAcgtgtcaacacacacacacccacatatgCATGCACAGATGCGTGGAGAGAGATAAAGATGAGCGTGCGTGTGGACGTGAACACTCGGCAAACAAGTTGTGGAGATTCACACTCTCAGCTAAAGAGAAGCACCtggacaaaaactgaaaaatgtgaacGACGGGTGTGGGATGGTTGTGCttgaaaagacaagaaacagtTCATTGATCAAATCAAGAGAGGGAGGTTGTTTTAAAAGATGTATCAGatacatgcaaataaaaacaaaatttatTGCTATTCAATAGTTTAAATGCCCACCAAGTCATTTCTGCCGCTGTAGGGGTCTCCTCAAAACCATAATTTTCCTTTCAAAGGGCTTAGATGACTACTTATTGGGGCTATACTTAACTGGTAAcaatttatacatgtttatcaCATCTTTATTGGCCACATGTGAACAGATGTTAACACAACCTGAAACATCGGATGTTCCCCGTCTCTCCCGGTTCCCTTAACAAGCCTGTAGACGGTCCTAAGGACGTGACTTTAAGCACGTTCTCGGCTGACTCGTCTCAGTTCCTCTCTCCGCTTCActgacagagagcaacagtagctaatgttagacTTATCGACCTGCTTCCAGCCCAATAAAGAAATTCCACAGAGCCCTTCTGAGATGAAAAAAGGGGATTGGAATCCCAGATTCccttgactgattgattgatttccTGCGCAGCCGGCCATGctcagaaattaaaaataatattaaggGATCctatacatttaaacaaaaacagcataaaccatatcattttatttcactttattccTCTAGAAATCATCTCACAATCTCAATTCAGCTCTTGGTCAGGTATCAAATTTCACCcacagtaaaaatgaaagacTCTGATCCACTAAAAgtcagcacataaacacacacacctgcatgtaCTCCAGTCATGTGGTTGTACCGACTCTGATTACATGACAACAAGACAAGCAGACTAAAGACTAAAAACTAGACCACTGTCGACCTCCTGATCCACTATGACAGCAGGTAAATTCTCCCATTCACACTGAATTTCTCCACTGAGATGAAGCCGAATAAGGCCGCTAAACAATTACATTACAACTGTCGGCATCTGATCACCGCTGGGTTTGTCAGAAACTGCCATCTTTGATCTCCTCTACAGAGGCACTGAACCATTTCCTCAGGATGGAAAGGGAGATGGCAGATTAGAGGTAAGGCTGCCCTCTTGAGGCTGACATCCATCAGTaccctccatctccatctccacgTCACtggtcactgtttgttttattgagcTAGAACTCATAATGATGTTCCACCAGGTTCGAATTCTGCTCTTGATTAAAAGCCAGGGTGTTTTTAAATAGCGTAGATAAGAGGAATATCACCTTTCCAGCTAAAAAAGATAAATCCTCCGCTCCGAGTATGTGGAGATCCTCCGTCGACTGGTCGTTCTGAGGACACAGGGagacaaaaaggtgaaaataaatgaaggaaTGTTTAAATAACATGCCGTGCTGAAACATCTGGGTGCATTCCCAACGGAATCATGAGtcaaatggaaatggaaatgtcaATGTGTTAAGTAAAGCACATTATTTGGCCTTTTGGTGTAAATTTTTTCATTAAGATTCCACATTTATCAACAGAACTTGAACTAATTTCTGACTTTAAGCTCAAAGTCTGTTTATATCACAGCACAGTTACATAATTTCAGTGTACTCATGTCAGAGTCTGTGGTTTCTCTGACTGAGCTTCGATGCGGCCGCATGAAGCAGCACATTCGAGGCAACTTTACACAAAGATACCTCTGTCATAATGTACGCAACATAACTCGCACGTCTTCTGACTAAGTCATGGGACTCCACCATCATGATAGATCATGTTAACCGTGAAAGACTTCCTCTCCGTTCTCACGCCACTCCAGTCAAACGGTGTGCGTGTGAAGCAGCGAGCGGCGGCTCACCAGGTAGCTCTTGAGACGGATGAAGTGGACCCTCATGGGGATCGTGCGGTTGGAGTTGCGGCTCAGAGCCTTGATCCTGTCCACCAGGTCGGCACAGAACTGGTAGCCTCCTTTCAGCACGCACAGCACCACGATGTCATGGTCCCCCAGGTCGTCCATGATGTTTCGGGCCAGACGCTCCGTCCTGTAAGACAGTGTGACAGGTGAACTCCAAcgctcacacataaacacataaacacatttcaccGGGGTTTGGTGGAAGGTTCGGCCTCCGGCTGAGGAGAAAGTGAACAAGTTCTGGGGGGCAGATCAAGAAAGTTTCAAACtatttcttcacaataaaagataCTACAACTGGGCAATAATAcacttggaaaaaaatacacaaggaAAAACAGCATCATACTACTTGTCCACAATAATTCTGAGTGGACCTGAAACCAAGTATTCATTGGTCATTTCTTTGCTGCCTCACAGCTTCTTTGAATATGAAaatctgtttgcttttcttcatcatacGTGAGAGTAAAACTAACATATATGTATTCTGGACCGTCACTAGGACCATCAATCATTCAATTAACAAGCAAAATAACAGGTGAGTTCATCAGGTTAGCGGGTTGCAGCTCTAATTCTTAGCATTTATAATTCTATAATAAAGATGTTTCTTGTTCACGCTTTTAGATGAACAGTGAAATACAGTTAATCCCTTCGGACTAGGGGTCGACTCTTTTACAGCTTTCGTCAGGACCATTTATTAGAAATCGAGAAGACTGAAAATAGATACTTGGGGCCGATATTCatctgcagtaaaaatgaaactctttgtgtcaaaatttctttaaaaaaaaaccccaaaccaaacaaaacaaaaaacagtgatgaaataaaccaaaGTCAATTTTTTGGGTACTTAACTTCAGTACTTTGATAtgctgctactttatacttcttctCTACAACTTTTATTTGATACACttaagttactttgcagatagATTTGGGATAattctgtgtttacatgacatgTCACCGATCATATCTTGTTGTCGGCGGGACATCGTGTGAAAGGATCCTGCAGGAGCACATTTTAAACTTAGTGTGTACCGAAAAATCACTAAGACTGTCACCAATACTcgaaaaaatgttgaatatcagcCTGATAATCGATATACCCAAActctacatttttcaaattctgTGATTCTGTAAATTCTGCTATATTCTGTATAGTCTTTATCTTCTATCATGTGAATTagcaaaaaaaagtataaatagtCATGAATCAAATTCAACCTAGTCACACACCCTCATATTGGGCCTGACTGAAAAAAACCATGACGTCTTGTGACAGTCTGTGTATTTAGATGCTGATAAAAGATTCAAATGTTGCCAAGAAATCAATCTAAACTCCATGAACTGTAGTAGGCCTGTGCTTATAACTGAACATTcataaattgtttttgtgtgcttgttgttATCAGATGTGTCAACACATATCCACGCCTGCCCCCAGCTTCGGTGTGGTACCTGTCCATAATGACGCCATGAGGGATGAACACGCAGTCTAGATCTCCGGAGTAGTGAGCCGGGTAGCTGAAGAGGTCTAAACTGTAGCCCGGCCAGTCATCCTCAATCTGAGAGGGAACACATGAACATTACGATGCAGTTTAGgcatcaacaaaacaaacaaaaaatcaatcTGCAGAAAGCGAGCCAGAGAGACACTCGTGGCCcctgcaggagggaaaaaaaacagaaacgcATCTACAAGGTGCGTGAAGTTGCGTGAATGCGCAGCAGCCCAGCCTGCGTGTGCGCACACGGGtcagaaactttttttctctgctgtgctcGGGCGCCATGCAGCACTTGTCTCCgtcgttgtgtgtgtgtgtgtgtgtgtgtgtttgttttctcgtTTCATTACCACAATCCCGCCGCTTCTCCCGTCAGGTTGGACGGCGACGTCTGCCATGTTGGTTGTTTTTCCGCCGACACAAGCAGGCTCTTGTCTTGGTGGGAAAGTGGTGGTGCAGCTTTTCTGGGGAATCACAGGCAccgagaggagagagggaggcggaggtggaggaggaggaggagcatccAGAGAGAAGAAATGTTGCCATCTAACGCCCAACAGTCAGCGTGAGCCCCCTCTGTGGTGTGCTGTTGAGCTCTGCAGCCACCAGAGGCGACACAACACCGATGTGTGACCCTGCACAGGGCTGCGGGGCGCTGAGGGGCCTCAGTGTGAAGCCGAGCCGGGGCCGACAACCCACGGCTGGTTTGACTCATGCGATGAGTGCTCAGTTCTTGTTTtcttagtaaaaaaaaaaaaaaaaagtaaggcCTTCATTCAGATTTTAACTTGAATGTGGTTTTGTTGAAGAAGTTTCAATCTGAGGAGAAAGATTCACTGATAACTACTAAACAAGCTCTCCTTGTTTCTatgtctgaataaactgaatagacaaactgaGCTTAATGGACAACACGGTTTCATACCGTTTTACTTTCTTTgtaagtggcggaccctgccacctttctagcttacAGCAGTGTTCAGGGGACGTTTTTTTCCTATGagaagagcttgtttattcagttatgggtAAAATAAATACtactgagtttgtattattacctcagtgTTGTGAGTAAAATGAGTCTTCtgtctccaaaactacacagtgccacTTTAACGGAGTAACAACTATTGTATCTGCCTCAGAAATGCAGCAGAGTGAAGAAGCAGAAAAGGAGCTAAAGTGAAGTAAGTGAGTAAATGTAGGCTACTTATTTACTATTGACCACTGGTTACAATATAAGAATACTACAAATTAGTGTTCCTGCATTAGAAAAGTACAACATGATAGTATCAGCAAAAAGGGATGTAAGTATTAATATTACAAGTTTCAGAGTTACATTACTTTATGTGTAATTGGAGCAACACTTTAGAGGAGCTAATTCTGACAGCTGTACATACTCTACAACGGTTCAATCCATACAATACATATGTAGTTAAAATCTGTTGATACCTGTATTGATTCAGCTGATGTGAAGTAAATGTAGTCGAGTCATAAGTACAAAGTGGAGTTGCAGACAAGCTGGAATACTCAACAAAGTGCATCAAACAAAGACATCATTGAATCGTCGCTGTTTTGAAATACAGGGACATACacaagaatgtgaaaaatgtgaacaatCTGCGTCATGAACTCctgcaacagaagaagaaaaaaaaatcagccacagaaggggaggagaaagagaaagagaacaagagagatcagcagcaaagacaagaagaagaaatgtcatCCTCCTCTGGGCTGGACATGAATGTTACAccagtgagaaaaaaaggcaaaacagtTTCCATTCGGTGCCAACAAAACAGATCACAATATTCCCAGTGAGCAATAATGGAACTCAGCCCTCTCTGATTTAAAAACCTCTGCTATCATGTGGATGATACAAAACGTGTTCACATCGCCATCTTGTGGAGAGGGACGGACACTTCCGCAtccatgttttctcctctgtttggtctgatctgtttttaatcaaatttatTATTCACATATTTTTGATTCACACGCCCTCTCAAACAGTATTTCAcccaatttgaaaaaaataaaataaaataaaacaaaacaaaacaagagaacagTATGTAATTTAAGAGATCCAGATGCCACACCCAATCTCCTGTgcacaaaaaaatctgtgtgtgagagagagtgtgtgaatgagtgagttTCGGATGAAGCTCCCATGTGGTCGGtgagtccagcagcagcagcaggtctgtgCTGTTGTGTCACTGCACATTAAAGCAGCGTGCCGGGCTCCGTCGTGAGGGGGCAGACAAGGTGTCTGGGCcacccaccctctctcctcctccgcagctgtaattataaacagtggTACAATGACAGCTGGGGAGGCAGATGTCAGCGGCAACGTTAGATTTCAATCAGCCCGCAC
Above is a window of Acanthopagrus latus isolate v.2019 chromosome 21, fAcaLat1.1, whole genome shotgun sequence DNA encoding:
- the prtfdc1b gene encoding phosphoribosyltransferase domain-containing protein 1b produces the protein MADVAVQPDGRSGGIVIEDDWPGYSLDLFSYPAHYSGDLDCVFIPHGVIMDRTERLARNIMDDLGDHDIVVLCVLKGGYQFCADLVDRIKALSRNSNRTIPMRVHFIRLKSYLNDQSTEDLHILGAEDLSFLAGKNVLIVEAIVGTGKTMKTLLKHVEAFGPKMIKVAGLLVKRVPHNWACLPDYVGFEIPNRFVVGYALDYNEYFRDLNHICVISENGKMKYKI